A genomic region of Pelodiscus sinensis isolate JC-2024 chromosome 1, ASM4963464v1, whole genome shotgun sequence contains the following coding sequences:
- the ZNF800 gene encoding zinc finger protein 800 isoform X3, translating into MPLRDKCCQTDHHHHGCCEPVYLLEPGDPPLLQQPLQMSKSGIQQIIECFRSDLPDVNDKQSQAVNNLLEAIYPRMDKQEYVIKLEPIETNQNAVFQYVSRTDNPEENIEISSTPDEAPSQIEEPTTEQPKTVPTPDTETLESPPANAVINVMPTPDEQPPALNPELDSSDNSDFGHQLICCLCRKEFHSRRSVRRHIRKVHKKKMEELKKYIETKKKPNQRSTKGRNKNVLITLGRSCPVCYKSFATKANVRRHFDEVHRGLRRDSITPDIATKPGQPLFLDTVSAKKSFKTRKQKSSSKAEYNLTACKCLLCKRKYSSQIMLKRHMQIVHKITLSGKNSKREKGPNNTANGTEIKVKVEPADSVDSSTPSITLSPQNELKGTSHSNEKKNTPAAQKNKVKRDLETPKSTNPPAGGQQKTRKPKLSAGFDFKQLYCKLCKRQFTSKQNLTKHIELHTDGNNIYVKFYRCPLCAYETRRKRDVIRHITVVHKKSSRYLGKITASLEIRAIKKPIDFVLNKVAKRGPQRDEARQIGSKQDVASNSPSKKFEGADVGIEVKVTKNFSLHRCNKCGKAFAKKTFLEHHKKTHKANASHSPEETKTKGRSTRSKALVW; encoded by the coding sequence accTCCCAGATGTAAATGATAAACAAAGCCAAGCTGTAAATAATCTCCTGGAAGCGATTTATCCAAGAATGGACAAACAAGAATATGTAATTAAGCTAGAACCTATAGAAACAAATCAGAATGCTGTGTTTCAATATGTTTCAAGAACTGACAACCCAGAAGAGAACATTGAGATCAGCAGTACTCCTGATGAAGCTCCATCACAAATAGAAGAACCTACTACTGAGCAGCCCAAAACTGTTCCAACTCCAGATACAGAAACTTTAGAGTCACCACCTGCTAATGCTGTAATAAATGTAATGCCTACTCCTGATGAACAACCTCCAGCATTAAATCCTGAACTGGACTCTTCTGATAATTCTGATTTTGGCCACCAGTTGATTTGTTGTCTGTGTAGAAAAGAATTTCATTCCAGACGTAGTGTACGTCGGCACATTAGAAAAGTACACAAAAAAAAGATGGAAGAGCTAAAGAAGTACATAGAAACAAAGAAGAAACCAAATCAGCGCTCCACAAAAGGACGAAATAAGAATGTGCTTATAACATTAGGTAGAAGTTGTCCTGTATGTTATAAATCATTTGCTACAAAAGCCAATGTGAGGAGGCATTTTGATGAAGTTCATAGGGGGTTAAGGAGGGATTCCATTACTCCTGATATAGCTACAAAGCCTGGGCAGCCTTTGTTCTTGGATACAGTTTCTGCTAAAAAATCTTTTAAGACTCGAAAACAAAAGTCTTCTTCAAAGGCTGAATACAATTTAACTGCATGCAAATGCCTTCTTTGCAAGAGAAAATATAGTTCCCAAATAATGCTTAAACGACACATGCAAATTGTTCACAAGATAACACTTTCTGGAAAGAACTCTAAAAGAGAGAAAGGACCCAATAATACTGCCAATGGCACAGAAATAAAAGTAAAAGTTGAACCAGCAGATTCTGTAGACTCTTCAACCCCTTCCATCACACTTTCTCCACAGAATGAATTAAAGGGAACAAGTCATTCAAATGAGAAAAAGAATACACCAGCAGCACAGAAAAATAAAGTTAAACGAGACCTTGAAACCCCTAAATCAACCAATCCACCTGCAGGTGGTCAACAAAAAACAAGAAAGCCAAAACTTTCAGCTGGCTTTGACTTCAAGCAGCTTTACTGTAAACTGTGTAAACGCCAATTTACTTCTAAACAGAACTTGACAAAACACATAGAGTTGCACACAGATGGAAATAACATTTATGTTAAATTCTACAGGTGCCCTCTCTGCGCTTATGAAACACGTCGCAAACGTGATGTAATAAGGCATATAACTGTAGTTCATAAAAAGTCATCACGTTACCTTGGTAAAATAACTGCAAGTTTAGAAATCAGAGCAATAAAAAAGCCTATTGATTTTGTTCTAAATAAGGTGGCAAAAAGAGGCCCTCAGAGGGATGAAGCAAGACAGATTGGTTCAAAACAGGATGTTGCCTCTAACTCACCCAGTAAAAAGTTTGAAGGAGCTGATGTTGGCATAGAAGTAAAAGTCACAAAAAACTTTTCTCTTCACAGATGCAATAAATGTGGAAAGGCATTTGCAAAAAAGACTTTTTTAGAACACCATAAGAAAACTCACAAGGCAAATGCGTCTCATTCACCAgaagaaaccaaaaccaaaggCAGAAGTACAAGATCAAAAGCTCTTGTCTGGTGA